The DNA region CACGGCATCCACGCTCCGCGAGCAGAGCGTGGCAGGCGCTGCGGAAGAGCCTGGCCGGCTGGGGCGCGTCGGGCATCGAGGACGCGGCGCCCGTCGTGCTCTCCGAGCTACTGACCAACGACCTGCGTCACGCCCACGGCACGCGTGGCCGGGACGTCGAGACCCGCTTCGCCCGCCTCGGAAGCGGTGCCGCGCAGATCGGAGTACACGATGCCGCAAGCGAGTTGCCGGTCATGCGGCCGTACGACCCTTGCGCGGAGAGCGGCCGAGGGCTGCCGCTGGTCGCCGCCCTCGCCGAGGAGTGGGGCACGACCGCGCGGAACGGCCCCGGCAAGCGGGGCTGGGCCGAGCTACGCACGCCCTCGCCACCCCCGTGAGCCAGCGACTCACCCGTTCCGCAGCGTCACCCCGACCCCGGCCACCACCGCCGCGAGCCCCGCCTCGAAGCCCTCCTCGTACCGCCGGAACATCTCCTCGCCGGCGGCCGCCGCCAGCGGATAGTCCTTCAGGCGCTCGGCGCGCGCGACCAGGTCGTACCCCTCGCTGCCCTGGCCGCCCTCGCCGCCCGTGCCGCCCGCTCCCTCCGCGCCCGGGCGCGGCCCCGTGGCCTGCTCCTCGATGACGTAACCGATGGTGTAGCTCGTCAGGGTCAGCAGGGCGCGGGCCGCCGCGGCCGGGGTGAAGCCCGCCTCCGTGAGGCGGCGCAGCTGGGCCTCCACGGGGGCCGCGTACGAGGTGTCCGTGAAGTACGTGCCGCTGTAGACCTTCGCGCCGTCGCGGTAGCGCAGCAGCATGCGGCGCAAGGCGCGCATCGCCGTCGTGACAGTGGTCCGCCAGTCGGCGTCCGGCGTGCCCGCGAGGTCGGCCGCGGCGCCGCGCACCATCTCCGTCGCCATCTCGTCGAGCAGCGCCTGCTTGTCCTTGAAGTGCCAGTACAGGGCCGGGGCCTTGACGTCCAGTTCCTTGGCGATGGCGCGCAGGGTCAGGCCGTCGAGGCCGGTCTCGTTCAGGAGGCCGAGCGCGACGCGCGCCACCCGCCGCCGGTCCAGTCGTGTCGTAGCCACCTTGACAATTTAACACCGTTAAGCGCACCCTCGGGGCATGGCACTTAACAGCGTTAAGGCAACGGGTGGAAACCCTCAGGAATCACCTACAGCGGAGTCGCCGGTGACGCCGACGACCGAGGTCCTGGTCGTCGGCGCCGGCCCCACCGGCCTGACCCTCGCCTGCGACCTGGCGCGCCGGGGCGTGCGCGCTCTCGTGGTGGAGCGGGCGGCGGGCCTCTTCCCCGGTTCGCGCGGCAAGGGCGTGCAGCCGCGCACGCTGGAGGTCTTCGACGACCTCGGGGTGGCGGGGGCGATCCTGGCGGCGGGCGGGGCGCCGCCGGTCGGCATGGTGTGGCAGGGCGGCGAACAGCAGGGCGAGTACCGCATGTTCGACGAGCCGGAGCCGACGGACTCGGCGCCGTACGCGGGTCCGGTGCTCGTGCCGCAGTGGCGCACGCAGGAGATCCTGTACGCCCGCCTGACCGAGCTCGGCGGATCGGTCGCCTTCGGCACGGAGGTCACCGGGATCACGCAGGACGCGGACGGGGTCACGGCGCGCCTGGCGGGCGGCGGCACGGTCCGCGCGGCGTACGTGGTCGCCGCCGACGGCGGCCGCTCCGCCGTGCGGCGCGCGCTCGGCATCGGCATGACCGGGGAGACCGTGGACCCGCAGCCCATGCTCGTCGCCGACATCCGCATCGCCGACGGCGCGCTCGACCGGAACAACTGGCACGTGTTCCCGCCGCCCGGCACCCACCCGTCCGAAGGTGCCGCGAGCGGCGGCGACTTCGCGGCGATCTGCCCGTTGCCGGGGATCGCGGACTTCCAGCTGGTCGCCCGGTTCACCGGCGGCGCCGAGCCCGACCTGTCCCCCGACGGCGTGCGCGAGGCGGTGGCCGCGCGCACGCATCTGGCCGCCGCCGACGTCACCGAGGTCCGCTGGGCCTCCGACTTCCGGCCGCGCGCCGCCCTCGCGGACACCTTCCGCGCGGGCCGCGTCCTGCTCGCGGGCGACGCGGCGCACGTGCACTCCCCCGCGGGCGGCCAGGGCCTGAACACCAGCGTGCAGGACGCCTACAACCTGGGCTGGAAGCTGGGCGCGGTGCTGCGGCACGGGGCGGACGCGGGGCTGCTCGACACGTACGAGGAGGAGCGGCGGGCGGTCGCAGCACGGATGCTGGAGCTGTCCACGCGCATCCACCACGGCACCGACCGGCGCGGCGCGGCCACCCGCCAACTCGGCCTGGGCTACCGGGACTCGTCGCTCTCCCTCGACACCTCCCTCGACACGTCGACGGCCACCTCGGACACCGCACCACGGGCGGGTGACCGCGCCCCCGACGCCCCGCTCGGCGCCGGACGCCTCTTCGACGCCCTCCGCGGCCCGCACTTCACGCTGCTCGCGGTGGCCACGGACGCCGAACTCCCGCCGCTGAACGGCGAGATGGCACGCGTACGGCGCACAGCCGACTGCGCCCCCTACGGACCCGGTCTTCACCTGATCCGCCCGGACGGATACATCGCCTGGACCGGACAGGACGAAGAAGGCCTCAGGAAGTATTTGACCTCAACCAAACTTGAGGTCCTAGGTTCAAGGGCATGACGAACACGAATGCGAACACGATCGCCGTCGCCACCGCGACCACCGCCACGACCACCGCCCGGACGAAGCCCCCCTTCGCCCCGTCCCACAGTGACGCCGACCTGGTCCACCAGCCCATCGGCTACTGGAGTTCCGCGGCGGCCAAGGCCGTCGTCCACCACATCCGCACCATGCTCGCCGAGAACGGGCTGACCCAGCCCCAGTGGTGGGTCCTGAACCAGCTCGTCGGCCACGAGAACGGCCGCGACCGCAAGGATGTCGTCCAAGTCCTGCGCGGCTACCTGGAGTTCGGCGAGGGGCCGCTGGAGCACGACATCGACTCCCTGATCCGTCGCGGCCTGCTCACCCAGGCCCCGGACGTCCCGGATGCCCCGCTGCGCCTCACGGACGCGGGCGAGGAGCTGCGGAACCGGGTCGCGGCGCTGCAGGAGCGCACCCGTGCGGAGATCCATGAGGGCATCGACGACGCCGATTACATACAAGCCCTGAAGGTCCTCCAGCGCATGATCCACAACGTGGACGGGCAGGCCTGGCACCACTGACGCAGGCTTCACAAGCATTCGCTGATGGGAAACACTTCGGGGTGTGCTGTCCAGTGGAGCGGTGTGGGGGATGCGATGAGCAGGGACGCGATAGCCAGGGGACGGGCGGCGGCGGGAGCCGTGGCCGTCGTGGCCCTGGCCTGCGGGTGCACGGCACAGGCCGTGGAGACGGCGGGCGAGGGCGAGAAGTCGCCAACCACCCGTGCGGCTTCGGACAACTCCGCCAACTCCTCGCCCACACCGAGCGAATCACCCCTGAAGAAGATGAAGTCCCCGGTGTCACGGGCCGAGTTGCCGCAGTCGAAGGCCCCGGACCTGCCGTCCACACCGCCGCCACGGCCGCGCACGAGCACCCCGCCGCCACCGGCCCCGCCGGAGCCGGGCCCGGTGGTCCTCGCGCGCGGTCAGGACGGCGAGAAGGTGCGCGAACTCCAGGCGCGGCTGCGGCAGATCGGCTGGTTCGGGC from Streptomyces flavofungini includes:
- a CDS encoding ATP-binding protein; the protein is MTTDDEEVILRRPRHPRSASRAWQALRKSLAGWGASGIEDAAPVVLSELLTNDLRHAHGTRGRDVETRFARLGSGAAQIGVHDAASELPVMRPYDPCAESGRGLPLVAALAEEWGTTARNGPGKRGWAELRTPSPPP
- a CDS encoding TetR/AcrR family transcriptional regulator C-terminal domain-containing protein, producing the protein MVKVATTRLDRRRVARVALGLLNETGLDGLTLRAIAKELDVKAPALYWHFKDKQALLDEMATEMVRGAAADLAGTPDADWRTTVTTAMRALRRMLLRYRDGAKVYSGTYFTDTSYAAPVEAQLRRLTEAGFTPAAAARALLTLTSYTIGYVIEEQATGPRPGAEGAGGTGGEGGQGSEGYDLVARAERLKDYPLAAAAGEEMFRRYEEGFEAGLAAVVAGVGVTLRNG
- a CDS encoding FAD-dependent monooxygenase produces the protein MALNSVKATGGNPQESPTAESPVTPTTEVLVVGAGPTGLTLACDLARRGVRALVVERAAGLFPGSRGKGVQPRTLEVFDDLGVAGAILAAGGAPPVGMVWQGGEQQGEYRMFDEPEPTDSAPYAGPVLVPQWRTQEILYARLTELGGSVAFGTEVTGITQDADGVTARLAGGGTVRAAYVVAADGGRSAVRRALGIGMTGETVDPQPMLVADIRIADGALDRNNWHVFPPPGTHPSEGAASGGDFAAICPLPGIADFQLVARFTGGAEPDLSPDGVREAVAARTHLAAADVTEVRWASDFRPRAALADTFRAGRVLLAGDAAHVHSPAGGQGLNTSVQDAYNLGWKLGAVLRHGADAGLLDTYEEERRAVAARMLELSTRIHHGTDRRGAATRQLGLGYRDSSLSLDTSLDTSTATSDTAPRAGDRAPDAPLGAGRLFDALRGPHFTLLAVATDAELPPLNGEMARVRRTADCAPYGPGLHLIRPDGYIAWTGQDEEGLRKYLTSTKLEVLGSRA
- a CDS encoding MarR family winged helix-turn-helix transcriptional regulator, whose amino-acid sequence is MTNTNANTIAVATATTATTTARTKPPFAPSHSDADLVHQPIGYWSSAAAKAVVHHIRTMLAENGLTQPQWWVLNQLVGHENGRDRKDVVQVLRGYLEFGEGPLEHDIDSLIRRGLLTQAPDVPDAPLRLTDAGEELRNRVAALQERTRAEIHEGIDDADYIQALKVLQRMIHNVDGQAWHH